GTTTACCAGGCTGGTTGTCGGTACAACGATAGGTACAACAGCCGCCATAGTTCCGCTAGTTTTACATATTGGGCCTTATATGTCCAGGCTTGTTGAGAATTCCTTGCTTGAGGTAAAAGAAGGCATTATCGATGCAGCCCAAGCAATGGGTGCTTCAAAGATGCAAATCATTTTCCGATTTTTAATACCTGAGGCATTTGCTTCCCTGATCCTAAGCTTAACGACGGTAACGATTGGATTGATAGGAGCGACTGCAATGGCTGGTGCTATTGGAGGAGGCGGACTTGGAGACTTGGCCATCACCTATGGCTATCAACGGTTCAGTACGATTACGATTGTCGTTACTGTAGTTCTTCTTGTTATCATCGTACAGGGTATCCAGTCGATCGGCAATGTTGTCGAACGAAAAATCAGAAGAGTATAAAAGACTGTTATTTCATAATTGCAAATAGTGGGAATTAGAGCGTTGGTTATAAAAAGACAGGGGAGAATTATAAATGAAGAAATCGGCATTATTCATATTTTTCATCGTTATTCTTGCTTTAACAGGCTGCTCAAGCGTGTCATCCAGCGGAAAAGGAGAAAAAGATAAAATTAAGGTAGGCATTAGAAATTCAGAGCTTCGTACGTGGGAATTTATCAAGGATAAGGCAGAAAAAGAAGGATTGGAGCTGGAAATTGTGAATTTTTCTTCCGCGTATGACCCGGATCAGTCATTAGCAGCGGGAGATATTGATGTAAATGCATTTCAGCACGTTGCTTATTTAGATGTTTTTAATGAAAAGAATGGTACTGATATTGTGCCAATTGGTACGACTATTATTGCTCCACTGGGCCTTTACTCTGAGAAATATAAATCTGTTGAGGAAATTCCTGATGGAGCGCAAATTGCTGTACCAAATGACCAGTCAAACTGGGGCAGGGCATTAATCCTTCTGCAGGAAGCAGGCCTCTTAACCGTTGTTGATGACTTTGATGGTAACGGCGGTGAAGATAAAATTAAAGATAACCCTAAGAAAATAGAAATTGTTCCGGTTGATGGAGCCAATACTCCACGAGTCATGCAGGACACAGCAGGTTCAATTATTAACAATGGTGTCGCTGTTGAAGCCGGCCTTAGTTTGAAGGACGCGCTTATTCACGAAAGTAAAACAGCGAAGCCGTATATTAATATCATTGCTGCGAGAAATGAAGATAAGGATAAAGCATCTTTAAAAAAACTCGTAGAAATCTATCAATCTGATGATACTGCTAAATTCATAGAAGAAACATATAAAGGAAACTATATTCCAACCTTTATTAGCTTGGAAGAATTGAGTACTTATAAAGAGACTTATAAAAGTAAATAGGTTAAATGGGGGGAAGGAAATGACAAAAGCTAGAAAAATGAAGCTTGCGGCGTATTTAATCGGCACAGGCATGCACGTTGCTTCATGGCGGCATCCTGATTCTAAACCGAATGCAAGCATTGATCCTTCCTATTATAAAATGCTTGCACAAATCGCGGAAAAAGGGAAATTTGATATTGCCTTCATTGCAGATAGCCTGGCAGTAAACGCAGAATCTCATCCGCAGATCCTGAATCGGTTTGATCCAATCGTAATCATTACAGCAATGGCGACGGCTACAGAGAAAATCGGAATCGCGGCAACAGCATCAACGACTTACAATGAACCTTACACGCTTGCGCGTCAGTTTGCATCTGTAGATCACGTAAGCGGAGGGAGAGCAGGCTGGAATGTTGTGACTACGGCTGATGCTACAGGAGAAACTGCTCTGAATTTTAGCCGCGAAAATCACTGGGAGCATGATCATCGCTATGAACGAGCGGAAGAATTCCTTGATGTTGTCAAGGGGTTATGGGATTCATGGGAAGATGATGCATTTATATATAATAAGGAATCAGGAAAGTTTTTTGATCAAAATAAAGTACATGAACTCCATTATAAAGGGAAATATTTCTCGGTAAAAGGACCATTAAATATTGCACGCTCTTCGCAAGGACAGCCGGTAATAATTCAAGCTGGTTCTTCTGAGCCGGGGCAAAGGTTGGCGGCAAGAACCGCAGAAGTTGTATTTGCCCATCGGGATAATATTGAGGAAGCAAAGAGCTTTTATAAAGAGCTTAAAGCAAGGCTCCCAGAGTATGGCAGAACCGAGGATGAACTCCACATCCTTCACGGCATTTCCCCGATCGTTGGAGAAACTGAGGAAAAAGCTCTGCAAAAATACTATGACTTGCAAAAGCTCGTTGATCCATACGAAGGCTTGAAGTTCGTATCAGGATACATGGGCAATGTCGATTTCACAAAATACAGCCTTGATACACCTGCATCAGAGGTGGAATTTCCTCCTGTTAACAGTATCCAAAGCCAGTTTACTGAAATGAAAAAAATCATCGAGGAAGAAAACCTAACTATTGGCGACCTTTACACGAGATTTTTTGGTGCAGCAAGAAGAGACGGATTTGTCGGTACACCTGCTCAAATTGCAGATGAGATGGAAAAGTGGTTCACTGAAAAAGCTGCTGATGGATTTATGGTTCAATTCCCCTTGCTGCCAGATGGGCTTAATGATTTTGTGAATCTTGTAATTCCTATTTTGCAGGAACGGAGGTTATTCCGTCTCGATTATGAAGGAGATACTCTTAGAGATCATTTAGACCTCAATAAGCCTAATAATCAATTTGTTCAAGAAGACCGGACAAATAAAACAGTTTCTAAATGAGACAGAATTACTAGAATTCAAAGTAAGTATAAAAAATAGGGCGGCGTACACGTGATGGTCCGCCTTCTTTAAAAATAGTTTTTAATATTTAATTTTCTGACGTGTCTTGATCGCCGAGCCCCGGTTCATTCGTTGCATCTTTGATTATATTCTTTCCATTTTTCTTAGCAATTTGATTGGCGTTCTCTACATCTTCTCCTATGTGTTTTTGTCCCTCTTGGCTAGCCTTTTGTTTTCTCCCCTTTTGACTTCATGTTTTCATTATTATATTCCATAGCGATTCCTTCCTTTCACTCTAGATCTATCTATCCTTTTTGTGTACATGACCACTAATACTAATCATTCAATCCTTTGAGAAACAATTTGAAAAGATGGCAATAGCCCTATCCTTTTTTTATCTATCATATAACATATTGTATCGCTTATTAAGAGAGGTCAGACCCGACAAGATTTTCTAGCACCTAAAACGAAGACCTGGAAGAAGAATGACATAACGTTGAAATTTTTTTCAAACACGTATCGTATTCACAAGAGAAATTCCTTTTCAATCAAACCTAATAAATAAGTCATTAGGCAAGTGAGTTGGCTTAAAGCAGAGAAGTTTTGGTTTTCAAATCAAAATATTATTAGAAAGAAGAGAACATTTATGTCAAGGGTTTCTATTGTAATTCCATTCTACAATTGCCCATACATCGACCAAGCGATTGAGAGTGCATTAAACCAGACATATCCCAACATTGAAGTCATTGTCGTAAACGATGGGTCGACTGAATATACGGAAAAATTAACTCCCTTTTTAAAACGGATCGTATATGTGGAAAAGGGAAATGGAGGCACGGCGAGTGCTCTTAATTTAGGAATTTTGAATGCAACAGGGGATTATATCGCCTGGTTAAGCTCAGACGATCTATATTACAAAGATAAAGTATCAAAACAACTAAACTTCATGAGACAGAAAAATACCCCTATTAGCTATACAAATTTTTCGTTAATTAATGAAAATACCCATGTTTTCTCAGAATTTGCAGGTAAATACTTTATGGATAAAATTAGTTTTTTGCAATTTTTACTAGTCTCAAATCCGATTAATGGCTGCACTGTCATGATGAATAAAAAGATTTTCTCGGAAATTGGCTTTTTTAATGAGAAATTAAAGTTTACACAGGATTACGATTTTTGGCTTCGTGCCGTGCAGCATTATGAATTCTTTTATATGCATGAAGCGCTCGTTAAATATCGAATCCACAATCAGATGGGAACTCAAAGGTTTCATGAGATATTAATTAAAGAATTTGAAATGATAAAACAAAGGTATGATAGTGCAATAGGTAAGTTAATTACTAAAGAAATGGACCTGCATAACTAATTTTGAATTTTTAATAAAAGTGAATCACTAATTCGGAGGTAATACAATGAACGACGTTGGAATGGTAATGCCGGTTTATAACCAAGATCCTCATTATTTAATATTGGCTTTAAATTCAGTTCTCCAACAAACTTACAAAAAATTTCATCTAGTAATTGTAATTGATGGTGCAAATGAAGAGACGAGGAACATTATTTATTCTTATCAAAATGATCCAAGAATAACAATTATTGAAAAGCCGGTCAACGAGGGAATTTCAAAGGCTCTGAACACTGGATTTGATTACTTATTTACTATAGATGAGGTTCAATATTTAACATGGGGATCAAGTGATAATATTTTATATCCTGATTTTATAAAAAAGCTCCGTAAAAAACTAATAAATGCACCTTCAAATGTTGGACTTGATTATAGTTGTTTTGATCATATAGATGAACACGGGAACTGCAAGTATAGCAAATCCGAACAAGATGGATTCCGTGAATGGCAACGAAATTGTAAGAAAGAAGACATGCTGGATGCCGGTTTTATTGGAACCTCCTTTATGTATAAAAAAATCTATGCACAGCAAACCGGCGGATATTATCTCGAGCCAGTCGAGGATTATGAATATTGGCTGCGTCTCTCAGAAATTTGTGATATTGAATTTGTAGCAGAAGATCTGATGGGTTACAGATTTCATTCACCATTAAGTCTTTCGAGACAGATTCATACTGATGATATAAAGCATCGCTGGTGGCGGGACCAGTTTAATTCAGCCAGAGATAAAGCTCGTAAACGAAGAGGGATACCATACGAAACAACCATTCTTTTTCCTGTATTCACTCTCGATGATAAAACATTTGAAGATATAGAAAATCTATT
This window of the Bacillus gobiensis genome carries:
- a CDS encoding LLM class flavin-dependent oxidoreductase; its protein translation is MTKARKMKLAAYLIGTGMHVASWRHPDSKPNASIDPSYYKMLAQIAEKGKFDIAFIADSLAVNAESHPQILNRFDPIVIITAMATATEKIGIAATASTTYNEPYTLARQFASVDHVSGGRAGWNVVTTADATGETALNFSRENHWEHDHRYERAEEFLDVVKGLWDSWEDDAFIYNKESGKFFDQNKVHELHYKGKYFSVKGPLNIARSSQGQPVIIQAGSSEPGQRLAARTAEVVFAHRDNIEEAKSFYKELKARLPEYGRTEDELHILHGISPIVGETEEKALQKYYDLQKLVDPYEGLKFVSGYMGNVDFTKYSLDTPASEVEFPPVNSIQSQFTEMKKIIEEENLTIGDLYTRFFGAARRDGFVGTPAQIADEMEKWFTEKAADGFMVQFPLLPDGLNDFVNLVIPILQERRLFRLDYEGDTLRDHLDLNKPNNQFVQEDRTNKTVSK
- a CDS encoding glycosyltransferase family 2 protein, with product MNDVGMVMPVYNQDPHYLILALNSVLQQTYKKFHLVIVIDGANEETRNIIYSYQNDPRITIIEKPVNEGISKALNTGFDYLFTIDEVQYLTWGSSDNILYPDFIKKLRKKLINAPSNVGLDYSCFDHIDEHGNCKYSKSEQDGFREWQRNCKKEDMLDAGFIGTSFMYKKIYAQQTGGYYLEPVEDYEYWLRLSEICDIEFVAEDLMGYRFHSPLSLSRQIHTDDIKHRWWRDQFNSARDKARKRRGIPYETTILFPVFTLDDKTFEDIENLLEQYYSHYLLIILDCTHQVRNKLVNMGITDVRIRVIETSEAELNLSHHMNTTSTAITLLYSKGYNLKDSLCLTKLINMLNISNSLGYRKA
- a CDS encoding MetQ/NlpA family ABC transporter substrate-binding protein, translated to MKKSALFIFFIVILALTGCSSVSSSGKGEKDKIKVGIRNSELRTWEFIKDKAEKEGLELEIVNFSSAYDPDQSLAAGDIDVNAFQHVAYLDVFNEKNGTDIVPIGTTIIAPLGLYSEKYKSVEEIPDGAQIAVPNDQSNWGRALILLQEAGLLTVVDDFDGNGGEDKIKDNPKKIEIVPVDGANTPRVMQDTAGSIINNGVAVEAGLSLKDALIHESKTAKPYINIIAARNEDKDKASLKKLVEIYQSDDTAKFIEETYKGNYIPTFISLEELSTYKETYKSK
- a CDS encoding methionine ABC transporter permease, whose amino-acid sequence is MLEVSTELIIAALLETLYMVSASLFFGALIGIPLGILLVVTRKGHIFENRFIFSILNPVVNIFRSIPFIILLVAIIPFTRLVVGTTIGTTAAIVPLVLHIGPYMSRLVENSLLEVKEGIIDAAQAMGASKMQIIFRFLIPEAFASLILSLTTVTIGLIGATAMAGAIGGGGLGDLAITYGYQRFSTITIVVTVVLLVIIVQGIQSIGNVVERKIRRV
- a CDS encoding glycosyltransferase, which gives rise to MSRVSIVIPFYNCPYIDQAIESALNQTYPNIEVIVVNDGSTEYTEKLTPFLKRIVYVEKGNGGTASALNLGILNATGDYIAWLSSDDLYYKDKVSKQLNFMRQKNTPISYTNFSLINENTHVFSEFAGKYFMDKISFLQFLLVSNPINGCTVMMNKKIFSEIGFFNEKLKFTQDYDFWLRAVQHYEFFYMHEALVKYRIHNQMGTQRFHEILIKEFEMIKQRYDSAIGKLITKEMDLHN